From one Lycium barbarum isolate Lr01 chromosome 6, ASM1917538v2, whole genome shotgun sequence genomic stretch:
- the LOC132600305 gene encoding zinc finger BED domain-containing protein RICESLEEPER 2-like → MEDETSRTTNVSGSAPLTESLDSTPEVEQHSVTVKRKAIEPRSVAWPHYDKLIEDGINKAKCKHCGKVLLADATKNGTSGLNKHLKTCHKNPNKVNTSNSKYKQSNLNFPLEGEMGDGAIWTFDQEVSRRALVEMLILDELPFRFVEKEGFKKFMKKTQPLFRVPSRRTVTRDCYVVFGEERQKFMKYLKETSPRVCLTTDTWTSIQRINYMCLTVHFIDSDWLLHKRILNFQVVTSHKGDEMARRISKCLLDWKLEKIITITVDNASSNDVMVKELHKQMVNWGSNMKCGNHLHVRYMAHILNLIVQDGMKEVGPSIKRVRQMVKYVRQSAARIRKFAECCELKNIDSKKSLCLDVSTRWNSTYLMLDAAQHFESAFDRFDLEDGGLSTYLATHVCEDGSVAGVLESDDWQKVRNMVIFLKRFYDLTEKVSGSLYVTSNGHFEDIVELHNHLRECMEDDDPSLAKMGEKMKEKFVKYWGAPEKMNKVLFIASILDPRNKLEYVGDALDDMFGDEKGSEIKDEVVTYMKSMFEEYVAKFSNASRRSSSLSDLSGQTSDSSGSNTSTKSTKVRNRIQMKRNKQDGTGLGGKSELEKYLSEELEPNDDEDNFDILSWWKAHSPRYKILSEMARDVLAIPISSVASECAFSTGGRILDSFRSSLTPKLVQALICLQDWRRNEPYPINVEEDFNDLMKLELDMADSSKDSLVLDLNWSNFNYQFALPLRSVSSLPFKDLILSAAESNRSTEDHAWKISRPLKEFLESNHNKSQLDAINANTLADNPYCWELYENMVSLLHVPLFVSDGGFSCSFYVLLSSSIMHLVSSSAKALEGQGAF, encoded by the exons ATGGAAGATGAAACAAGTCGAACAACCAATGTCAGTGGAAGTGCACCTCTTACTGAGTCTCTTGATTCAACACCGGAAGTTGAACAACATTCAGTgactgtgaagaggaaagctatagAACCAAGATCTGTTGCTTGGCCGCATTATGATAAGCTCATAGAAGATGGAATTAATAAAGCAAAGTGCAAGCATTGTGGTAAAGTTCTCTTAGCTGATGCAACTAAAAATGGAACAAGTGGACTGAATAAACATTTGAAAACTTGTCATAAAAATCCAAATAAGGTTAACACTTCCAATTCTAAGTACAAACAATCAAATTTAAACTTTCCATTAGAAGGTGAAATGGGTGATGGGGCAATTTGGACTTTTGATCAAGAGGTATCTCGGAGGGCTTTAGTTGAGATGTTAATCCTTGATGAGCTTCCTTTTCGTTTTGTTGAAAAGGAAGGTTTTAAGAAGTTTATGAAAAAAACCCAACCTTTATTCCGAGTTCCCTCCCGTAGAACAGTGACTAGGGATTGttatgtagtttttggtgaagagAGACAAAagtttatgaagtatttgaaagaaACATCACCGAGAGTTTGTCTAACCACAGACACATGGACTTCTATACAAAGAATAAATTATATGTGTTTGACAGTACACTTTATTGATAGTGATTGGCTCTTGCATAAACGAATTTTAAACTTTCAAGTTGTTACTAGTCATAAGGGTGACGAAATGGCCCGTCGTATTAGTAAGTGTTTGCTTGattggaaattggagaaaataatCACTATAACTGTAGATAATGCTTCTTCTAATGATGTTATGGTGAAAGAGTTACACAAACAAATGGTTAATTGGGGATCTAACATGAAATGTGGTAACCATCTTCACGTGAGATATATGGCTCACATTTTGAATCTTATTGTGCAAGATGGCATGAAAGAAGTTGGcccatctatcaaacgtgttAGGCAAATGGTGAAATATGTTAGACAATCTGCCGCAAGGATTAGAAAATTTGCGGAATGTTGTGAACTAAAAAATATAGACAGTAAGAAGTCATTATGTTTAGATGTTTCAACCCGGTGGAATTCGACCTACTTGATGTTGGATGCCGCACAACATTTTGAGAGTGCATTTGATAGGTTTGATCTTGAAGATGGTGGATTGTCAACTTATCTTGCTACTCATGTTTGTGAAGATGGAAGTGTTGCAGGTGTACTTGAAAGTGATGATTGGCAAAAGGTGAGAAATATGGTAATATTTCTTAAAAGGTTTTATGATCTAACTGAGAAGGTTTCAGGTTCACTCTACGTCACTTCTAATGGTCACTTTGAAGATATAGTTGAGCTTCACAATCATTTAAGAGAGTGTATGGAAGACGATGATCCTTCTTTGGCAAAAATGggagaaaaaatgaaagaaaagtttgTCAAGTATTGGGGTGCTCCTGAAAAAATGAATAAAGTGCTTTTTATTGCCTCTATCTTAGATCCTCGTAATAAACTTGAGTATGTTGGCGACGCACTTGATGATATGTTTGGAGATGAAAAGGGGAGTGAAATAAAAGATGAAGTGGTGACTTACATGAAATCTATGTTTGAAGAGTATGTAGCAAAATTCTCTAATGCATCTCGACGCTCATCTTCTCTCTCTGATTTATCTGGTCAGACATCGGATTCATCTGGCTCTAACACTAGCACAAAATCAACAAAAGTGAGAAATAGGATCCAAATGAAGAGGAACAAACAAGATGGTACAGGTTTGGGTGGTAAGTCGGAGTTGGAAAAGTATCTTAGTGAAGAACTAGAGCCGAATGATGATGAGGACAATTTTGATATCTTGTCATGGTGGAAAGCTCATTCTCCTAGATATAAAATTCTTTCCGAGATGGCTCGTGATGTGTTGGCAATTCCAATTTCTAGTGTGGCATCGGAATGTGCCTTTAGCACCGGGGGCCGTATTCTTGATTCATTTAGGAGTTCTTTGACTCCGAAATTGGTGCAAGCTCTTATTTGTCTTCAAGATTGGCGTCGAAATGAGCCTTATCCCATAAATGTTGAAGAAGATTTTAATGATCTTATGAAACTTGAACTTG ATATGGCTGATAGCTCAAAAGATTCCCTCGTTCTTGATTT GAACTGGTCCAATTTTAACTACCAATTTGCTCTGCCTCTGCGGTCAGTGAGCTCTCTCCCATTTAAGGATTTGATACTATCAGCAGCTGAAAGCAATCGTTCTACAGAAGATCATGCCTGGAAAATATCTAGACCCTTGAAGGAATTTCTTGAAAGCAATCATAACAAGTCTCAGCTTGATGCTATTAAT GCAAACACCCTTGCAGATAATCCATATTGCTGGGAACTTTATGAGAATATGGTCAGTTTACTCCATGTACCGTTATTTGTCTCAGACGGGGGCTTCAGTTGTTCTTTTTATGTTCTGCTGTCTTCTTCCATCATGCATCTGGTTTCTAGTAGCGCAAAAGCCTTGGAAGGGCAGGGCGCTTTCTAA
- the LOC132600452 gene encoding lactoylglutathione lyase-like isoform X2, with protein MATSLPKAFSLLSILHSTINKPCLSPFLSPKTASFLTIKPKVTKFCRFISSSSMASGSKDSPSNNPGLHATPDEATKGYFLQQTMLRIKDPKVSLEFYSKVMGMSLLKRFDVPEMKCTLYFMGYEDLSSAPSDKVERTAWTFSQKATIELTHNWGAESDPNFTGYHSGNSEPLGFGHIGVTVDDVYKACERFESLGVEFVKKPLDEKIKGIAFIKDPDGYWIEIFDVKNLKKAAGPVA; from the exons ATGGCGACTTCACTCCCTAAAGCTTTCTCTTTACTCTCTATACTTCATTCCACCATAAATAAACCTTGCTTATCTCCATTTTTATCTCCAAAAACAGCTTCTTTCCTCACTATCAAACCCAAG GTTACAAAATTTTGTAggtttatatcatcatcatcaatggCTTCAGGTTCCAAGGATTCGCCTTCTAACAATCCAGGTCTTCATGCCACACCTGATGAAGCAACTAAAGGTTACTTTTTGCAACAAACT ATGTTAAGAATTAAGGACCCTAAAGTCAGTCTTGAATTCTACTCCAAAGTGATGGGCATGTC CTTGCTCAAGAGATTTGATGTCCCAGAGATGAAGTGCACCTTGTACTTCATGGGGTATGAG GATTTATCATCAGCACCCAGTGATAAAGTTGAACGTACAGCTTGGACCTTTAGTCAGAAAGCTACAATAGAGCTTACACA CAACTGGGGTGCTGAGAGCGACCCTAATTTTACAGGTTACCACAGTGGGAATTCAGAACCGCTTGGCTTTG GACACATAGGGGTCACTGTTGATGACGTCTACAAGGCTTGCGAGAGATTTGAAAGCCTGGGTGTGGAGTTCGTAAAGAAACCTCTTGACG AAAAAATAAAAGGCATTGCATTTATTAAAGATCCTGACGGCTATTGGATCGAGATCTTTGACGTAAAAAATCTCAAAAAAGCTGCTGGTCCTGTTGCTTGA
- the LOC132600452 gene encoding lactoylglutathione lyase-like isoform X1 gives MASGSKDSPSNNPGLHATPDEATKGYFLQQTMLRIKDPKVSLEFYSKVMGMSLLKRFDVPEMKCTLYFMGYEDLSSAPSDKVERTAWTFSQKATIELTHNWGAESDPNFTGYHSGNSEPLGFGHIGVTVDDVYKACERFESLGVEFVKKPLDEKIKGIAFIKDPDGYWIEIFDVKNLKKAAGPVA, from the exons atggCTTCAGGTTCCAAGGATTCGCCTTCTAACAATCCAGGTCTTCATGCCACACCTGATGAAGCAACTAAAGGTTACTTTTTGCAACAAACT ATGTTAAGAATTAAGGACCCTAAAGTCAGTCTTGAATTCTACTCCAAAGTGATGGGCATGTC CTTGCTCAAGAGATTTGATGTCCCAGAGATGAAGTGCACCTTGTACTTCATGGGGTATGAG GATTTATCATCAGCACCCAGTGATAAAGTTGAACGTACAGCTTGGACCTTTAGTCAGAAAGCTACAATAGAGCTTACACA CAACTGGGGTGCTGAGAGCGACCCTAATTTTACAGGTTACCACAGTGGGAATTCAGAACCGCTTGGCTTTG GACACATAGGGGTCACTGTTGATGACGTCTACAAGGCTTGCGAGAGATTTGAAAGCCTGGGTGTGGAGTTCGTAAAGAAACCTCTTGACG AAAAAATAAAAGGCATTGCATTTATTAAAGATCCTGACGGCTATTGGATCGAGATCTTTGACGTAAAAAATCTCAAAAAAGCTGCTGGTCCTGTTGCTTGA